In Procambarus clarkii isolate CNS0578487 chromosome 58, FALCON_Pclarkii_2.0, whole genome shotgun sequence, one genomic interval encodes:
- the LOC138353548 gene encoding uncharacterized protein, which produces MTHLAPLLTTGTSTDTPGTSTDTPGTSTDTPGTSTDIPGTSSNTPGTPTDTPGTSRNTPGTSTDTPVTSTDSPGTSTDTPGTSTDTHGTPTDTPGTSTDTPGTSTDTPGTSTDTPGTSTDTPGISTDTPGTSIDTPGTSIDTPETSTDTPVTSTDTPGTSTDTPGTSTDTPGTSIDTTGTSIDTPETSTDTPVTSTDTPGTSIDTTGTSIDTPETSTDTSGTSTDTPGTSSNTPGTSTDTPGTSSNTPGTPTGHTWHLY; this is translated from the coding sequence atgacacacctggcacctctactGACAACTGGCACCTCcactgacacacctggcacctctactgacacacctggcacctccactgacacacctggcacctccactGACATACCTGGCACCTCCAGTAACACACCTGGAACCCCtactgacacacctggcacctcccgtaacacacctggcacctctactGACACACCTGTTACCTCCACTGACTCACCTGGCACCTCtactgacacacctggcacctccactGACACACATGGAACCCCAactgacacacctggcacctccactgacacacctggcacctccactgacacacctggcacctccactgacacacctggcacctctaccGACACACCTGGCATTTCCACTGACACACCTGGCACATCTattgacacacctggcacctccattGACACACCTGAAACCTCTACTGACACACCTGTCACCTCcactgacacacctggcacctctactgacacacctggcacctccactgacacacctggcacctctattGACACAACTGGCACCTCCATTGACACACCTGAAACCTCTACTGACACACCTGTCACCTCcactgacacacctggcacctctattGACACAACTGGCACCTCCATTGACACACCTGAAACCTCTACTGACACATCTGGCACCTCcactgacacacctggcacctccagtAACACTCCTGGCACCTCtactgacacacctggcacctcaagtaacacacctggcacccctactggacacacctggcacctctactga